A single genomic interval of Staphylococcus hyicus harbors:
- a CDS encoding CHAP domain-containing protein, which yields MKKLTTATIATFGLVTLGVAAQDDAQAAEQHTSSYAYTTYYSQETNDYITVDQYGNKHHTLDGNWDPSAQYTYYTFDANGVYDFYYYNYNGSYNYSYSSQYYTTATPAARYNYENTSYTYNYSAPNYNYNYSYNYNAQSTVQAPAASTTSYNTTTTAAPAPSNSGYSSTPVRFTSRGGANLYTAGQCTYYVYNRVGGGIGNTWGNANNWASAARAAGYTVNNTPRTGAIMQTSVGPYGHVAYVESVNRNGSVTVSEMNYGHGAGVVTSRTLSASQAATQNFIYR from the coding sequence ATGAAAAAATTAACTACTGCTACAATCGCTACGTTCGGCTTGGTTACTTTAGGAGTTGCTGCACAAGATGATGCTCAAGCTGCTGAGCAACACACGTCATCATATGCGTATACAACTTATTACTCACAAGAAACTAACGACTATATTACAGTAGATCAATATGGTAACAAACACCATACTTTAGATGGTAACTGGGATCCATCTGCACAATACACTTACTACACATTTGACGCTAACGGTGTGTATGATTTCTATTATTACAACTATAACGGAAGCTATAACTATAGCTATTCTTCACAATATTATACAACAGCAACACCTGCTGCGAGATATAACTATGAAAACACTTCATACACTTATAACTACTCAGCACCAAACTATAATTACAATTATAGCTATAACTATAATGCACAAAGCACTGTTCAAGCACCTGCTGCTTCAACTACAAGCTACAACACAACAACAACTGCTGCGCCAGCACCTTCTAACTCAGGTTACTCAAGCACACCAGTTCGTTTCACATCTCGTGGCGGTGCTAATCTTTACACTGCTGGTCAATGTACGTACTACGTATATAACCGTGTAGGTGGCGGTATCGGTAACACTTGGGGTAACGCTAACAACTGGGCAAGCGCTGCACGTGCTGCTGGTTACACAGTAAACAACACACCTAGAACAGGTGCGATCATGCAAACATCAGTAGGTCCTTACGGCCACGTTGCATACGTTGAAAGTGTAAACAGAAATGGTTCTGTAACAGTTTCAGAAATGAACTACGGCCACGGTGCTGGTGTTGTGACATCACGTACATTATCAGCTAGCCAAGCTGCTACACAAAACTTTATCTACAGATAA
- a CDS encoding transglycosylase family protein: MKKTLLASSLAVAIGATGVAAHTTDAHASEVSQSSIDKAALAHKALNNDPSLNQSPIQAGAYDYKFTFEGTNFHFWSDGTHFGWSYNGFGKATVAQTHDVSAQASQQSETNNAAAVQSNQQASTQAPAATQAPKTTQTSTSGSGVNSHLQLIKQRESGGDYSAVNPSSGAAGAYQFLPSTWNAVAQQVDPSYVGVNPAQAPAAVQDKFAQHLYNTGGAGHWVTA, encoded by the coding sequence ATGAAAAAAACATTATTAGCATCATCATTAGCAGTAGCAATCGGTGCGACAGGTGTCGCTGCACATACAACAGACGCTCACGCAAGTGAAGTATCTCAATCTTCAATCGACAAAGCAGCTTTAGCACATAAAGCTTTAAATAACGATCCATCATTAAATCAATCACCTATCCAAGCAGGTGCTTACGATTATAAATTTACTTTCGAAGGTACAAACTTCCACTTCTGGTCAGATGGTACTCACTTCGGTTGGTCATACAATGGTTTTGGTAAAGCAACTGTAGCTCAAACTCATGACGTTTCTGCTCAAGCTTCACAACAATCTGAAACAAACAATGCAGCAGCAGTTCAATCTAACCAACAAGCTTCTACTCAAGCACCAGCTGCAACTCAAGCACCTAAAACAACTCAAACTTCTACAAGTGGTTCAGGTGTAAACAGTCACTTACAATTAATTAAACAACGTGAATCTGGTGGCGACTACTCAGCAGTTAACCCATCATCAGGTGCTGCAGGTGCATACCAATTCTTACCATCAACATGGAACGCTGTAGCGCAACAAGTTGACCCTTCATACGTAGGTGTTAACCCTGCTCAAGCACCAGCTGCAGTTCAAGATAAATTCGCTCAACATTTATATAACACTGGTGGCGCAGGTCACTGGGTAACAGCATAA
- a CDS encoding phosphate--AMP phosphotransferase gives MNKKIEILQLKAAELTRESNALGIPVMVVFEGVPASGKTRLTNELLLTLDAKYTHFIATKTPSEHDLRYQFLQNYWNTLPSKGEINIYFRSWYAHYIDYKIHEIKKSTFKSYDKLKNEIHSFETMLQHDGHEIIKFYIQIDEAKRQEHINEMKDNPLTNWKAQEYENVIPSDVYRNEFQLLLNDEWEVIDYTNRAHAIEHMYKHLIERLEKAIHQHRNRKKNVDGAFSDEFKTDIFNVDIEKVRKSDYDALVLSLQLRLKELQFALYERKIPLILVYEGMDAAGKGGNIKRVREYLDPTGYEVNAISAPTDVELNHHYLWRFAKDMPKSGHIEIFDRSWYGRVLVERVEGFATREEWSRAYDEINAFEQMWVNDGAIVLKFFLTLDKDEQLKRFKDREENVNKQWKITDEDWRNREKWDLYLEASHDMIEKTQQPHAPWLIVPADHKKSARIEVLKYIIQKCEERLWGVKYY, from the coding sequence ATGAATAAGAAGATTGAAATACTACAACTGAAAGCCGCAGAGTTGACACGTGAGAGTAATGCTTTAGGGATACCTGTCATGGTGGTGTTTGAAGGGGTGCCTGCTTCAGGTAAAACACGTTTAACAAATGAATTGTTATTAACTTTAGATGCAAAGTATACGCATTTTATTGCTACAAAAACCCCTTCAGAACACGATTTACGTTACCAATTTTTACAAAATTATTGGAATACACTTCCTTCTAAAGGCGAGATTAATATATATTTTAGAAGTTGGTACGCCCATTACATTGACTACAAAATTCATGAAATTAAAAAAAGTACGTTTAAAAGTTATGATAAATTAAAAAATGAAATCCATTCATTTGAAACGATGCTTCAACACGATGGCCATGAAATTATTAAATTTTATATTCAAATTGATGAAGCTAAGCGTCAAGAACATATTAATGAAATGAAAGACAATCCATTAACAAATTGGAAAGCGCAAGAGTATGAAAATGTTATTCCGTCTGATGTATATCGCAATGAATTTCAATTATTACTCAACGATGAGTGGGAAGTGATTGATTATACGAATAGAGCACACGCTATAGAACATATGTATAAACACTTGATCGAACGTCTTGAAAAAGCCATCCACCAACACCGCAATCGTAAAAAGAACGTTGACGGCGCTTTTAGTGATGAGTTTAAAACTGATATTTTTAATGTGGATATTGAAAAAGTACGCAAAAGTGATTATGATGCATTGGTTTTATCATTACAACTTCGCCTCAAAGAATTGCAATTTGCGTTATATGAACGCAAAATCCCACTGATCCTGGTCTATGAAGGCATGGATGCAGCAGGTAAAGGGGGTAACATTAAGCGTGTCAGAGAATATCTAGATCCGACAGGTTATGAAGTCAACGCCATTAGTGCCCCGACAGATGTAGAATTAAACCATCATTACTTATGGCGTTTTGCGAAAGATATGCCTAAAAGCGGCCACATAGAAATTTTTGACCGTAGTTGGTATGGGCGTGTACTCGTAGAACGTGTGGAGGGGTTTGCCACTCGTGAGGAGTGGTCTAGAGCATATGATGAAATAAATGCATTTGAACAAATGTGGGTTAATGATGGGGCAATAGTATTAAAATTCTTCCTCACTTTAGATAAAGATGAGCAATTGAAGCGCTTTAAAGATAGAGAAGAAAATGTGAATAAACAATGGAAAATTACAGATGAAGATTGGCGGAATCGTGAAAAATGGGATTTATATTTAGAAGCTAGTCACGATATGATAGAAAAGACACAACAGCCGCATGCACCTTGGCTGATTGTACCAGCTGATCACAAAAAATCGGCACGTATCGAGGTTTTAAAATATATTATACAAAAATGTGAAGAAAGATTATGGGGCGTTAAATATTATTAA
- a CDS encoding alpha/beta fold hydrolase, whose translation MLFNHYEPYTVKLSHHDGDVLEMVTIGDNDSENAIVLLHGAIMNYKIMTVFAKYLHHAKLIFINCPGRGKSTSLSRMDHNLEDYATRINEALEQEIAHSNIKRMAMIGYSMGGLIATKIAGYNTLPITHLVYLNSAAKIDYKELRISKLFYEVFKDIKPDHQDGMIKSIPEFILDQGVSKKHSDKFNFTEYLAPVDAMITDLMYTLKADYLDDIDKIEHMPKVLFLLGEDDVIFPNKDSAVTVEKFEARHAEVKSIIYPEVGHLDFLRVLDKGCGGNIGSIEHNINAWLNMSQSKTSNELS comes from the coding sequence ATGTTATTTAATCACTACGAGCCGTATACTGTTAAGTTATCTCATCATGATGGAGACGTATTAGAAATGGTCACAATAGGAGATAATGATTCTGAAAATGCCATAGTATTATTGCACGGGGCTATAATGAACTATAAGATCATGACAGTATTTGCGAAATATCTTCATCATGCCAAGTTAATATTTATCAATTGTCCTGGACGTGGAAAGAGTACATCGCTATCAAGAATGGATCATAATTTAGAAGATTATGCGACACGTATTAATGAAGCGTTAGAACAAGAAATTGCACATAGCAACATTAAGCGTATGGCAATGATAGGTTATTCTATGGGCGGATTGATTGCGACGAAAATTGCCGGTTATAATACATTACCAATTACGCATCTCGTTTATTTAAATAGTGCAGCTAAAATTGATTATAAAGAATTACGTATTTCAAAACTCTTTTATGAAGTGTTCAAGGATATTAAACCTGATCACCAGGATGGAATGATAAAGAGTATTCCTGAATTTATCCTTGATCAAGGTGTCTCAAAAAAACACTCAGATAAATTTAATTTTACAGAGTATTTAGCACCTGTCGATGCAATGATTACAGACCTTATGTATACGTTGAAAGCGGACTATTTAGATGATATAGATAAAATTGAACATATGCCTAAAGTGCTATTTTTATTAGGAGAAGATGATGTTATTTTTCCAAACAAAGACTCTGCTGTGACTGTAGAAAAATTTGAAGCTCGCCATGCGGAAGTCAAATCAATTATCTATCCTGAAGTCGGGCATTTAGACTTTTTGCGCGTATTAGATAAAGGATGTGGCGGCAATATTGGAAGCATTGAACATAATATTAATGCTTGGTTGAATATGTCACAATCGAAAACATCAAATGAACTGTCATAA
- a CDS encoding cyclase family protein, with protein sequence MWIDITHALSQDWAEWPGDTPFQLNYFATKAQTHSVNIGEIVGSTHIATHVDAPKHFDDDGLTVDQLPVDYFIGTATVLELFDTTVIDVEQLRDCLIQGSIVLLKTRRQSHPSVFPETIPVLSIDAIDYLASIGVRVIGVDVPSVDTIESESLENHHRLAQHGMYNIENLRLAHVDAGAYQFIGLPLKISGADASYIRAVIHPT encoded by the coding sequence ATGTGGATTGATATTACGCATGCACTGTCACAAGATTGGGCAGAGTGGCCAGGGGATACACCATTTCAACTTAATTATTTTGCGACGAAAGCACAGACACATTCCGTAAACATTGGTGAAATTGTAGGGAGCACACATATTGCGACGCACGTTGATGCACCCAAGCATTTTGATGACGATGGCCTTACGGTGGATCAGTTACCGGTGGACTATTTTATCGGTACCGCTACTGTGTTAGAGCTATTTGATACAACAGTCATTGATGTAGAACAATTGAGAGATTGCCTTATTCAAGGAAGTATCGTGTTATTGAAAACCCGAAGACAAAGCCATCCTTCTGTCTTTCCTGAAACAATACCTGTATTAAGTATTGATGCGATTGATTACCTTGCTTCTATAGGTGTTCGCGTGATTGGTGTAGATGTGCCTTCAGTGGATACTATCGAATCTGAATCTCTTGAAAATCATCATCGACTTGCACAACATGGCATGTATAATATTGAAAATTTGCGTTTAGCACATGTTGATGCAGGGGCCTATCAATTTATAGGATTGCCTTTAAAAATCAGTGGTGCAGATGCATCGTATATTCGTGCAGTGATACACCCTACATAA